Below is a window of Burkholderia cepacia DNA.
ACGCGATCGTGCGCCGTGTCACGTGCGCGCAGCGTTCCGCTGGTTCGACCGGCAAGAAGCGGCCCGCGACGAGGATATCCACGTTGAACCTCCTGCCCGGCGCTGACCCGCGCACCTCTTACTTCCGGCGGATCTGCAGCCTGTCGTGTACGCCGCTCACGCCGTCGACGCCATGCACCACGCGGATCGCGGTCGCGCGTTGCCGTTCGTCGGGCACGTTGCCCGTCAGTTCGACGACGCGATGGCGAACCTGAACGTCGATGTCGCCGGACGCCAATCCGCGTTCGGCGACAAGCGCCGCCCTGACGCGGGAAGCGAGCGTCGCATCGCGGATCTGGCCGCCGACGGCCGACGCCTGACTCTCGAGCTTCGCACCGACACCCTCCTCGGCCGATGCATGGCGGGGTGTCGCGATCCATATGAACGACACAATCAGCATGCACGCGACCGGCACGACCGGCGGCATGCGCTTGGGTCGAATCGGCTCGCGGCCCGTGCCGTCGCACCGCATGGTTTTCGTTGCATCCATCGGGCCTCCCGTATTCCAGTCTGACCGGGCGCTCAGCCGCGCCCTTTCCCGCCGTGCCTATCGTCCGGCGCGACGTCGACGATCACGCTCGCGAGCGTCGGCATGTCGACCGGCTTGCACAGATACGCATCGAAGCCGGCGGCCAGCACACGGTGGCGGTCGGCCTTGCCGGCGTGCGCGGTGACCGCCACGACAGGCAAATGCCCGCTGCCGCCCGGCAAATGGCGGATCCGGTCGAGCAGCCAGAAGCCGTCGCCGTCCGGCATTGCGAGATCCGACAGCACGACGCTCGGCGGATGCCGCTCCACCGCGTCGAGCGCGTCGTGCCCCGACTGCGCGGTCGACACTTGCGCGCCCATCGTTTCGAGCGCCGCGGCAAGGCTCGCGCGCGAGGTTGCATCGTCATCGACGACGAGCACGCGCTGGCCGTCGAGCGCCACCGAGTCCGACGCGCCTGCGGGGCGCGTCAGGCGCTCGGCCGGATCGTCGGCGTCCCAGCCGGCTGGCAGCGTGACCGTCACGGTCGTCCCGCGTCCCGGTCCGTCGCTCGTCGCGACGACGTCGCCGCCGTGCAGCTGCGCGATGTTGCGCACGATCGACAGGCCGAGCCCGAGGCCGCGCTTCGGCGACGCGAACGCGCCTTCGGGTCGGCTGAAGGTTTCGAACAGATGCGGCAGGTATTCCGGTTCAATCCCTTGTCCCGTATCGGCGACCGACAGCCGGACGCGTTCGCCCGCACGCGTCAGCGACACGTCGATGCG
It encodes the following:
- a CDS encoding BON domain-containing protein: MDATKTMRCDGTGREPIRPKRMPPVVPVACMLIVSFIWIATPRHASAEEGVGAKLESQASAVGGQIRDATLASRVRAALVAERGLASGDIDVQVRHRVVELTGNVPDERQRATAIRVVHGVDGVSGVHDRLQIRRK